One window of the Falco biarmicus isolate bFalBia1 chromosome 2, bFalBia1.pri, whole genome shotgun sequence genome contains the following:
- the RBBP7 gene encoding histone-binding protein RBBP7, whose translation MASKDALEDTVEERVISEEYKIWKKNTPFLYDLVMTHALEWPSLTVQWLPDVTRPEGKDYALHWLVLGTHTSDEQNHLVVARVQIPNDDQFDASQHDSEKGEFGGFGSVTGKIETEIKINHEGEVNRARYMPQNPCVIATKTPSADVLVFDYTKHLPKPDPSGECNPDLRLRGHQKEGYGLSWNSNLSGHLLSASDDHTVCLWDISAGPKEGNVVDAKAIFTGHSAVVEDVAWHLLHESLFGSVADDQKLMIWDTRSNTTSKPSHSVDAHTAEVNCLSFNPYSEFILATGSADKTVALWDLRNLKLKLHSFESHKDEIFQVHWSPHNETILASSGTDRRLNVWDLSKIGEEQSAEDAEDGPPELLFIHGGHTAKISDFSWNPNEPWVICSVSEDNIMQIWQMAENIYNDEEPDIAAAELEGQGM comes from the exons ATGGCGAGCAAGGACG CGCTGGAGGACACGGTGGAGGAGCGCGTCATCAGCGAGGAGTACAagatctggaagaaaaacaccCCCTTCTTGTACGACCTGGTGATGACACATGCCCTGGAGTGGCCCAGCCTCACCGTGCAGTGGTTGCCTGATGTGACCAG GCCAGAAGGAAAGGATTATGCTCTACACTGGCTGGTTTTGGGAACACACACATCTGATGAACAGAACCACCTGGTTGTTGCAAGAGTCCAGATTCCCAATGATGATCAGTTTGATGCTTCGCAGCATGACAGTGAGAAAGGAG AGTTTGGTGGCTTTGGATCTGTGACTGGAAAAATTGAAACGGAGATTAAAATTAACCATGAAGGTGAAGTAAACCGTGCTCGTTATATGCCACAGAATCCCTGCGTCATTGCTACAAAAACACCATCTGCTGATGTGTTGGTATTTGACTACACTAAACATCTTCCAAAACCAG ACCCAAGTGGAGAGTGTAATCCTGACCTTAGATTAAGAGGGCACCAGAAGGAAGGCTATGGCTTATCATGGAACTCAAATTTGAGTGGACATCTTCTCAGTGCATCAGATGATCAC ACTgtgtgtttatgggatataAGTGCTGGACCAAAAGAAGGCAACGTTGTTGATGCGAAAGCAATCTTTACTGGGCACTCTGCAGTGGTAGAAGATGTGGCATGGCATCTGCTCCATGAATCTCTGTTTGGATCAGTGGCGGATGATCAGAAGCTGATGAT TTGGGACACAAGATCTAATACCACATCCAAGCCAAGTCATTCTGTAGATGCTCATACAGCTGAGGTCAACTGTCTGTCCTTCAATCCTTACAGCGAGTTCATTCTAGCAACTGGTTCTGCTGACAAG ACGGTGGCCCTATGGGATCTTCGAAACTTAAAATTGAAACTCCATTCTTTTGAGTCTCATAAAGATGAAATTTTTCAG GTTCACTGGTCTCCTCATAATGAAACAATTCTTGCTTCAAGTGGTACTGATCGTCGGCTTAATGTATGGGATCTAAG TAAAATTGGAGAAGAGCAGTCCGCAGAAGATGCAGAAGATGGGCCTCCTGAGCTGCTG tttattCATGGAGGACACACTGCCAAAATTTCAGACTTCAGTTGGAATCCTAATGAGCCTTGGGTGATCTGTTCTGTATCGGAGGACAACATAATGCAGATATGGCAAATG GCAGAAAACATTTACAATGATGAAGAACCAGATATAGCAGCAGCTGAACTGGAGGGTCAAGGAATGtaa